The stretch of DNA CATCATGCCCAGGATCTCGTTCGACCGGACGAGGTGATGCAGGTAGGCCCGGGAATAGTCCCGCGCTGCCGGGCAGGTCGAGGCCTCGTCGAGCGGCGCCGTGTCCTCGGCATGGCGCGCGTTGCGCAGGTTGACCCGTCCATGGCGGGTATAGGCGAGGCCGTGGCGGCCGGCGCGGGTCGGCATCACGCAGTCGAACATGTCGATGCCTCGGGCGACCGCGCCCAGGATGTCGTCCGGCGTGCCGACGCCCATCAGGTAGCGCGGCTTGGCCTGCGGCAGGTGCGGCTCCACGGTCTCGATCATGGCGAACATCACAGCCTGCGGCTCACCCACCGCGAGGCCGCCAACCGCGTAGCCCTTCAAGTCGAGCTCGGTCAGGGCGCGGGCGCTCTCGACCCGAAGCGCCGGCACATCGCCACCCTGCACGATCCCGAACAGCGCCCGGCCGGGCTGCTCGCCGAAGGCGACCCGGCAGCGCTCGGCCCAGCGCAGCGACAGGTGCATGGCCTTCTCGATCGCCGTGTGATCCGCCGGCAGGCGGACGCATTCGTCAAGCTGCATCTGGATGTCGGAGCCCAGAAAGCCCTGGATCTCGATGGAGCGTTCCGGGCTCATGTGGTGGGCGGTCCCGTCGATATGCGAGCGGAAGGTCACGCCCTGCTCGTCGATCTTCCGCAGCGCCGAGAGCGACATGACCTGGAAGCCGCCGGAATCGGTCAGGATCGGCCTGTCCCAATTCATGAACCGGTGCAGGCCGCCGAGCCGCTCCATGCGCTCGGGGCCCGGGCGCAGCATCAGGTGATAGGTGTTGCCGAGCACCACGTCGGCGCCGAGCTCGCGGACCTGCCCGGGATACATCGCCTTGACGGTCGCGGCCGTACCGACCGGCATGAAGGCCGGCGTGCGGATGATGCCGCGCGGCGTCGCGATCTCGCCGGTGCGCGCCGTGCCGTCCTGCGCCAGCAGGGTTAAGCCGAAGGAGACGGGATCGGTCATGGGGTTTCCGCGCCGGGACCCGGGAAGAGCAGGCTGGCGTCGCCGTAGGAATAGAACCGATAGCCGGCCCGGATCGCGTGCGCGTAGGCCGCGCGCATCGTCTCGAGTCCCGAGAAGGCCGAAACCAGCATGAACAGGGTCGAGCGCGGCAGGTGGAAGTTCGTCACCAGGGCATCGATCGCGCGGAAGCGATAGCCCGGGGTGATGAAGATGTCGGTCGGGCCGGAAAACGGCGCGAGCGTGCCGTCCGGGTGGGCGGCGCTCTCGAGCAGGCGCAGCGCCGTGGTGCCGACCGCGACGATCCGGCCGCCGGCGGCCCGGGTGGCGTTGAGCGCCTCGGCGGTGGCCGCGTCCAGCTGCCCGATCTCGGCGTGCATCCGATGCCCGTCGGTGTCCTCGGCCTTGACGGGCAGGAAGGTGCCGGCGCCGACATGCAGCGTGACGTGGTGGCGTCGCAGGCCGGCCGCGTCGATATCCGCCAGGAGCGCCTCCGAGAAATGGAGGCCGGCGGTCGGTGCGGCCACCGCACCGGGATGCCTTGCGTAGACCGTCTGGTAGTCGGTGACGTCGCGCGCGTCGGTGGCGCGCTTGCCGGCGATGTAAGGCGGGAGCGGCAGGGCGCCCTCGGCCGCGATGGCGACGTCGAGGTCCGGGCCGGCCCGGTCGAAGGCGAGCACGATTTCGCCGGCCTCGGCTTTCTCGACCACCGTGGCCATCAGTTCGCCGAAACGCAGCGCATCCCCGGGGCTCAGCCTCTTGGCCGGGCGTGCGAAGGCGCGCCAGCGGTCGGCCGCCTCGCGCAGGTGCAGCAGCACCTCGGTCCGCTGACCGGGTGCACCGGGGCGGGTGCGCACGCCGTTGAGCCGGGCCGGGATCACCCGCGTGTCGTTGAACACCAGAGCATCGCCGGGCCTGAGGGCGCCGGGCAGGTCGCGCACGAATTGGTCGAGCGGAGCCTCGCCGGGACGCACGACCAGCATCCGCCCAGCATCACGAGGCTCGGCCGGACGCAGGGCGATGCTGGTCTCCGGCAGGTCGAAATCGAACAGGTCCACGCGCATCGCCGGCTGCCTGCACCAGGCGGCACCGGGTTTCAACCGCGGAACCGGTTTGAAGCCCGTCCGTTTCACGCCTCACCGAGACACGAGACGCTTCCCCGATGCCCTGGTTCGCCGTGCGCCCCCGTGACGAAGCCGATCCTCGGTGGCCTCTGCCCGGGACGGCGGAGATCGTCCTCAAGGCCGAAGATCCGGACGAGGCTCGGGACAAGTTTAGGACGGCCTATCCGAGCCAGCCCTTCGGAAGCCCGGCGGTGCCGGTGCCCGATGCCGGGGCCGGCAGCTTCCGCAACGATCCGGACGCGCTGCTCGTGTCGGAGACGGGCGAGCCGCCCGCCGAGCGGGGCTAAGGCAATGACAATGGCGGGACGGCCGCGCAGAATCACCCTGGACGGGCAGCTCCTCGGTTACTGGGAGCGCGAGGCTGAGCGGCTGGACGGTCTGGCCGAAAGCGCACGCTTTGCGTGGCAGCGCCGCCGCTACCTGCGAAAGGCCGAGGCCGCGCGCGCCAAGGCGCAGGTAAGTCGCGCGCGCGAGGCCGCTCGCGATCCCGCGTCGCGCGACCCAAAGGCTTAGCCGAGGCTAATTTCTATTCGACAGCGTCGAACCTTTGCCGTGGCCTTGGCCGCCGCTGTTCCCGTATGGGCCCGTCGACACCCGCTCGGCAGATCCCATGGACCGCACCCAGAAAGCCGCCCTGCTCAGCGCCGGTATCGGCCTCGCCGTCACGGCCCTGAAGTTCTACGCCGCGTGGCTCACCGGCAGTCTCGCGCTGTACTCGGACGCGCTGGAGAGCATCATCAACGTGGTCGCGGCGATCGGCGCCTTCGTGGCCCTACGGGTCGCCGCACGCCCGGCCGACGAGGATCACCCCTACGGCCACCACAAGGCCGAGTTCTTTTCGGCTGTGATCGAGGGTGCGCTGATCGCCGTGGCCGCGCTCATGATCCTGCGCGAAGCGTATTTCGGGCTGCTCGCGCCCAAGCCCCTCGATGCGCCGGCCATCGGACTGGCGATCAATGTCGGAGCGAGCATCGTCAACGCCGTCTGGGCGGTCGCCTTGATGCGGTGGGGCCGCCGGTGGCGTTCCCCGGCTCTCATCGCGGACGCGCGCCATGTCTTCGCAGATGTGGTCACGTCCGGCGGGGTTCTCGTCGGCGTCGGTGCCGTCGTGCTCACCGGCTATGCGATTCTCGACCCTGCCGTAGCCGGTTTGGTCGCCCTCAATATCCTGTGGTCAGGTTTCCGCATGGTGCGCGAATCAGTCGACGGCCTGATGGACCGGGCTGCCCCCGCCGAGATGGTTTCGGAGATCCGCGCGCTCATTTCGCGCCATGGCGAGGGAGCCCTGGAAGCTCACGACGTGCGGACCCGATCGGCCGGACAGGCGACCTTCATCGACTTCCACCTCGTGGTGCCGGGCGCGATGACGGTCGAGGATTCGCACGCCATCTGCGACCGGCTGGAATCGGCGCTCGAGACGACGATTCCCGGGGCGGTCGTGACGATCCACGTCGAGCCCGGCGAAGAGGCGAAGGCGCGGGGCGTGCCCGTCCTCTAGCGGCACCGTCATGCGACATGGGTAGGGTCCGCCGCCGGCAACGTCGCTATCGCCGCCCGGACCTACGTCCAAACCGCTGCGCGGGTACCGCATGATCAGCAACAATGCCCGCACTATGCCGGGCGCGACCTACCTGCCGTGGGCCGGCTGATCATCGACGGCAGCGCGGCCGTCAGCGACCAGTCGGCCCAAACCCTGATCGTGGTGCAACTGCTGGACCTGTGCGACGGGCCAACCCTGTATCTGAATGCCAATCACGACGCGGACAGCGTGCCGGTGCCGAAGAGCGTCGGGCCGGTGAACGGGAAGATCCTGCTGACGCAGCGACGACGCGGGGCCTTCCGCGCCGCCTCGTGATTTAAATCTCCGGCGCGCTTCGGCGCCGCGTGACGGTCCTGCCTCAGCTCCAGGCGTGGAGCGGCGGGGTCACGCCGTTCAGGGCGTAGTTGCCGATGATCGCATATTTCCAGCGTACTGGATCGTGCAGCGTGTGCGTGCGGGCGTTGCGCCAGTGCCGGTCGAGATTCTCGGCCGCCAGCGTCGAGCGGGTGCCGGACAGCTCGAACAGCTTGTTGGCGGCCGCCAGCGCGACCTCGGTGGTCAGAACCTTCGCTTCGGCCACGGCGAGCTGCGCCGCCGCCACGCTCTCCGCGCTCGGCTGGGTCACCGCCGCGTCGAGGGCAAGACCGGCCCGGTCCAAGAGCGCCTCGGCGGCGTGCTGGCGGATGGTGAGGTCGCCGATCGCCTGGATCGTGTAGGGATCATCGGAGGCGCGCTCCAGACCGCTGTCGATCCAGGGGCGTGCCTTTTCGCGGACGAACCGGACCGTGTCGTCCAGGGCCTCCCGGCCGATCCCGGCATCGACCGCTGCCTGGATGATCTGGAACACGGCCCCGTCGGCGGTGGGCGTCTCATACCCCTTCCAGGCCGGGACCAGATGGGTCCTGGGCACCCGCACATCCTCGATCAGCACCGTGCCGCTCGCCGTGCCCCGCTGGCCGAAGCTCGACCAATCGTCGATGACGGTGAGCCCCGGCGCGTCCCGTTCGGCGATGACGTACCAGGCACGCCCCTGATCATCGAGGGCGACGATCGGCACGAGATGCGCGAGGAGTGCCCCGGTGGCGTAAAATTTCTGGCCGCGCACCACGACGTGGTCGCCGTGATCAGTGAAGCGGGTGTCGAAATCGGCCGCCCGCTTCGTGGCCCGCTCGGAGAAGGCGTTCCCGAACCGCGCGCCGCGCAGGACCTCGCCGAACAGGAGATGCTTCTGCGCCTCGTCCGACACGGTCCGGATCGCCGCCACGATGCCCAGATGGTTCTGGGCGATCTGCGCGATCGCGGGATCGGCCGCCGCGATGAGAGCGATGACGGCGGCGAGCGTTCGGTAGGAAAGCTCCGGACCGCCATAGGCGCGCGGCACGTTGATCGACCATAAGCCGCTCTGGGAAAACGCGTCGAGCTCGGCGAGCGGCCGGACCGCATCCCGATCGCGCTCGGAGGCGCCGGCTCTGAAATCCGCGGCGAGGCGCTGAGCGACGGCGAGGGCCTCCGACTCATCACGGATCACGTGGGCGGGGGAGGGCGGACGCGTGGGACCGGGTGCGCCCGGGTGGCGCTGTGGTTCGAGCGTGCGGGCATCGACGGCGATGTTCATGGCGGCTCCGACAGACAAGTGGCTTCAGCGTCGGCCGGTCAGGCCGCCTCGGCGCGCTTCTCGCGCGCGGCTTCGAGGGCGCGGACCCGCGGAATGACGTGCTGGCCGAAATACGCCACGTCCTCCTGGAAATGCAGGAAGGCGAGCAGCGCGAGGTCGGCGCCGGCATCCTTGAGGGCCAGGATGCGCTCGGCGATCTGGTCGGGCGTGCCGATCAGGTTGGTCTTGAAGCCGTCATTGTACTGGACGAGATCCTCGAAGCTGGATTTCGCCCAGTTGCCCTCGCCCTCCGGCGAGGCCTTGCCGGCATTCTTCACCTCGTGGCCGAAGGCCTTCACGGCATCCGGATCGGCGTGATCGATGATCTCCTGCAGGACCGCCCGGGCCTCTTCCTCGGTCTCGCGCGCGATCACGAAGGCGTTCACGCCGATCCGCGGATGATTGCCGGTCTCAGCCGCCTTGGCGCGGATGTCGTCCACCTGGAGGCGGATGTTCTCCGGCGTGTTGCCGTTGGTGAAATACCAATCGGACACCCGGGCTGCCATGTCGCGCGCCGCACGCGATGACCCGCCCTGGAAGATCTCCGGCAGCGGCTCCAGGGGCTTCGGCTTCAGCGTGTAGTCGCTGTAGCGGTAGAAATCGCCGCGGAAGGTGAAGCTGTCCTGTGTCCAGATCCCGCGCAGGCTGCGGATGAACTCCTCGGAGCGGCGGTAGCGCTCGTCATGATCGAGCCACGGTTCGCCGATCGCCCGGAACTCGCCCGAGAACCAGCCCGACACGATGTTGACCGCGATCCGCCCCCCGCTGAGCTGCGAGATCGTGGCGATCTGCTTGGCGGCGAGCGTCGGGTTCCAGGGCCCCGGCAGGATCGCGGCAATCACCTTCAGCTTCGATGTGGCCGCCAGCAGGGCATGGCTGAAGGCCACGGATTCATGCTGGTACTCGGCGCCGTAGCCGGCCGTGAACCGGATCTGGGTCAGGCCGTAATCGAACCCGGCCTCCTCGGCGATCTGCGCGAGGCGACGGTTGTACGCGCCGTCCCAGCTCGTCCGCTGCGGGATCTTGCTGATCACGAGCCCGCCCGACACGTTGGGCACCCAGTAGGCGAAGCGGATCGGCTCCCGCGGGATTTGGTCGGCGGAATGGCTGGTCATCCGGCGTAACCTATGATTGCACGACGTCGGCGCGCCGTGTTCTCTTCGGATGATCGCCGCAAACTGAATACACTATGCAGCCTGCGGTCGATTGCTTTAGAACACCGAAAGTATTCAGCCGCGATCGTCGCAGGTCAAAGGAATACGATGCTTTTTTAACCCGGCAACAGGCGACACTTTTCTGCCGTGTGGGGTGCCGGCCGCAGATTTGTCCTATGCAATCCGCGGTGCGTCGGTTTCGTGAAGGCGGCGCCACGCGAAGACCGAGAAGACCGCAATCAGGCAGCCCGCCAGGCCGAACCACGTGAATGCGTATTGCAAGTGGTTGTTGGGCAGGTCGACCCGCAACTGGCCGCCGCGCGGCCACGTGGTCTGGCCGGGAACCGCGTCGGCCTCGATCAGGTAAGGCGCGACATCGGCCAAGCCCCGGGCGGCCGCGATGCCGGGAACATCGCGGTTGAACCACTCGCCGCGCGCGGGGTCCGGCGTAGGCACGAACATCGTGCGGACCTCGCTGGCGCGCAGGATCCCGGTGACGGTCGTCGGCCCCTCGATCAGACCATCGCGCCGGTCGGCCACGGCCTTGAGCTCCGTCGGCACGAAGCCGCGATTGACCAGCACCGTGCCGCCATCGGCGCGCGCGAACGGCGTGAGGACGTAATAGCCCTGCAGGGCGCGGCCGGGCGTCTCACCCGCGGCGAGGCCGTGGACCAGTGTCTCGCGGTCGTTAAGGAACCGGCCCGAGACACGGACGTGGCGGAACTCGTCCCGGGCTTCGTTCCACGCATCCGGAGCCGGCGGCGCCACGGGCTCCGCCCGGCTCTGCCGCAGGATCCGGGCGATCAGATCCTCCTTCCAGGCCTTGCGCTCGAGCTGCCACGTCCCGAGGCCGAGGAGAATCGACAGGGCAACCAGGGCGGCCAGGCCCGGCGCGACGAGGGCCCGCCACGCAGCGCGTCCAGATCCGATCACGGCTCGAAGCGCCCCTGCTCGGCCTTGTTGCTGTATTGCAGCGCGACCAACATGCCCTTGAGCGGCCGGACCAGGATCAGGCTGAGACCGATCGACAGGGTCCCAGCCACAAGCGCGTGAACCCAGATTGGCGGCTCGTATGTGATTTCCATCCAGAGGGCGAGGCCGACCACGATCAGGCCGACGATCGACATCACGAAGAAGGCCGGACCGTCCGCGGAGTCGAAACTCGTGTAATCGAGCCCGCACGCCTCGCAGGACGGGCGCAACGTCAGGTAACCCTTGAACAGATGGCCCTCGCCGCAGCGTGGGCAGCGACCCCGCAAGCCCGTCGGGATCGGGGGCGGCGGCGCATAATGTCGTTGATCCACGGGCACACTCCAGACCGGACCGGGGACGCCGCGAACACGCAGCATCCGGGCCCTCCACCGCGATATGGGGATTCACGGCGGCCGGATACGAAAAAGGGCGGCCGGAGCCGCCCTTCGCAAACCCGCCATGCAGCGGCGGGATGGATCGCCTCAGTGGGCGCCGCCGCCGTGGAAGATGCCAGAGCCCCACACGTAGATGGCGGCGAACAGGAACAGCCACACGACATCGACGAAGTGCCAGTACCAAGCAGCAAACTCGAAGCCCAGGTGCTGGCGCGGGGTGAACTGGCCTGCATAGGCGCGGAACAGGCAGACGGCCAGGAAGATGGTGCCGATGATGACGTGGGCGCCGTGGAAGCCCGTCGCCATGAAGAAGGTCGACGAGTAGATGCTGCCCGAGAAGCCGAACTCGGCATGGCTGTACTCGTAAGCCTGGCAGGCGGTGAACAGCACGCCGAGGACGATGGTCAGCCACAGGCCGTACTTCAGGCCCTTCCGATCGCCGTGGAGCAGGGCGTGGTGGGCCCAGGTGACCGTCGTGCCGGAGGTGAGCAGGATCAGCGTGTTGAGCAGGGGCAGGTGCCAGGGATCGAATGCCTCGATGCCCTTCGGCGGCCAGACGCCGCCAGTAAACTCGACACGGGAGGCCTGGATCGGGTCGGCGGTGTAGAGGGCAGCCTCGAAATAGGCCCAGAACCACGCGACGAAGAACATCACCTCGGAGGCGATGAACATCATCATGCCGTAGCGGTGATGAAGCTGGACAACGCGGGTGTGATCGCCGGAATTGGCCTCGTGCACCACGTCCTTCCACCACGAGAACATCGTGTAGAGGACGCCGACTGCACCGGCACCGAAGATGTACGGGCCCGGAGTCAGGGTGCCGATCTGGAGGCTCTTCATCCAGAAGACGGCGCCGAACGCCATCAGGAAGCCCGAGAAGGCGCCGATCAGTGGCCACGGACTCGGATTCAGGATGTGAAAGTCGTGATTCTTGGCGTGCGCCTCGGCCATCGTCCCGTCGCTCCTCACCCTCGCGCCCCGCGCCGTTCCCGGCTTCCGGCCTGTCGCTTGCTCTTGGCAGACTTGTTGGCCGGGCGCGATACGGACCGCACCCAAGCTTGTCCGCACGTGTAGTCGGTGCGAGCCCGTCTTGTCACGGGTCCGCGATCAGAAATCCCGCTTCGTGCCCGTAGAACCGGAATTCGCCACGGCGGCCGTCACCGGCTGACCGTTTCTCGAAGCGAAGTACGTATAGGACAGCGTCATCTCCGAGAGATGCGCGGTGTTGGAATCGTCGCGGACCGCCGGATCGACATAGAAGACCACGGGCACGTCCAGAGTCTCGCCCGGCTGCAGCGTCTGCTCGTTGAAGCAGAAGCAGGCGATCTTGACGAAGTAGCCACCCATCAGGCCGGGCTGGACGTTGAACGTCGCGACGCCGGTAGACGGCTTGCTGCCGGTGTTCTGCACCCGGAAGAAGACGGTCTTGGTCTCTCCGAGCTTCGCCTCGATGCTGTTCGCCTCGGGCGCGAACTTCCAGGGCAGCCCCGGCGCGACGTTCGTGTCGAAATGCACGACCATGCTGTCGTCGGTGTGCGCCGCCGAAGCCGCGAGTGCCGGCCCCTGGCGCGGCGTGCCGTCGTAGCCGGTGGCCTTGCAGAAGGCGTCGTAGAGCGGCACCGACGCGAAGGCGAGGCCGATCATGCCGACGGCGAGCCCGGCGCAAGCGAGCGCGGTCCGTGTTGCGCCGCGGGCGGGATCGGGACGGGATGCGGTCATCGCGACCTCTTCAGAGCGGCCGGCTGAGGATCTGCGGCCCGAGCTTGACGATCGTCAGGACGAAGAACAGCAGGACCCAGGCGCCGAGCGCCAGGGCGATCGCCACCGAGCGCTTCCGGCGGCGTGCCTCCTCGGCGGGGGTCAGCGGGCGGTACTGGACGTCGGGCTCGGGCATGGCGATCAGCCCAGGACCGGACGGAACAGCCCGAAGCTCTGCTCGGCCAGCAACGCCGAGAACAGTGCGAACAGGTACAGGATCGAGAAGCCGAACATGCCCATGGCTGCACGCTTCTCGGCCTCGCCCTCGTTGTTCCGGAGCACCCGGATACTGAAGGCGATCATGCCGAGGCCGCCAACGAGGCCGATCACCGCGTAGAGCAGACCGCCGAATCCGAGCGCGACCGGCGCCAAGCCCAGCGGTGCCAGGAACAGCGAGTACCACACGATCTGGCGGCGCGTGGAGGCCGGGCCAGCGACGTTCGGCATCATCGGGATGCCGGCGCGGGCGTACTCGTCGGCCTTGATCAGCGCCAGAGCCCAGAAATGCGGCGGCGTCCAGATGAAGATGATCGCGAACAGGATCAGCGACTCGATGCCGACGGAACCGGTCACGACCGCCTGGCCGATCACGGGCGGCAGGGCACCGGCGGCGCCGCCGATGACGATGTTCTGCGCGGTCGCCCGCTTCAGCCACATCGAGTAGATCACCGCGTAGAACACGATGGTGAAGGCCAGCAACCCCGCGGCCAGCCAGTTCGCCGTCAGCCCGAGCACCAGAACGGAGGCAACGGAGAGGAACAGGCCAAAGCCAAGGGCTTCCTCCGAGGTGATCCGGCCCGACGGGATCGGCCGGGTCGCGGTGCGGCTCATGACGGCGTCGATGTCGGCGTCCCACCACATGTTGAGGCAGCCCGACGCACCGGCACCGATCGCGATGGCGAGGAGCGAGATCGCGCCGATCGCCGGCTGCACATGGCCCTGCGACACGACCATGCCCACGAGCGCGGTGAAGATGACCAGCACCATCACCCGCGGCTTCAGCAGGGCGAAATAGTCCGGAACGTCGCCGCCGGCCGCCGAGAGGGCGGGAGCCGGGACGTCCGGTCCGATGCTGTTCGTGAGGCTTGTCATCGCGTCTGCCGCTGCTGTGCCGGCGCCCGGCCGCGCGCGTCACGGCCGAGTCGTCTCTCGAAATCGACTTGTTCCAAGGGTGGGCGCGCGCGTTTCGTGCGGCCCGGGCGTATCGCCCTTATCGCTCGCCCTTGCCGGGAGGTCGGGATCCGGCCTCCGGGGAAGGGCGAGGGCCGCCGACGCGGCCCTCGCAGGTGATGTATCAGTGCACGCCCGGCTCGTCGACGATGCGGGGCAGCGTCTCGAACTGATGGAACGGGGGCGGCGAGGGGAGCGTCCACTCCAGGGTCGTCGCACCTTCGCCCCACGGGTTGTCCGCAGCCCGCTCCTTGGAACGGAAGGCGAGGACCACGCCGATGACGAACACGAACATGCTGAGGCCGAAGATGTGGCCTCCGTAGGTCGAGACCTTGTGCCACTGGGCGAAGGCGTCCGGATAGTCGGCGTAACGACGCGGCATGCCGGCCAAGCCGAGGAAGTGCATCGGGAAGAACAGGACGTTCGCGCCGATGAAGGCCAGCCAGAAGTGCAGCTTGCCGGCCCATTCCGGGATGATGTGACCGGTCATCTTCGGGAACCAGTAGTAGACACCGGCGAAGATGATGAACACAGCGCCCAGCGACAGGACGTAGTGGAAGTGGGCGACCACGTAGTAGGTGTCGTGCAGGTATTTATCGACGGCAGAGTTGGCCAGCACGACGCCGGTGACGCCGCCGACCGTGAACAGGAAGATGAAGCCCACCGCCCAGTGCATCGCGGCGGTGAAGCGGATCGAGCCGCCCCACATCGTGGCGATCCACGAGAAGATCTTCACGCCGGTCGGCACCGCGATCACCATCGTGGCGAACACGAAGTAGGACTGGGTCTGCAGCGACAGGCCGACCGTGTACATGTGGTGAGCCCACACGACGAAGCCGACCACGCCGATCGCCACCATGGCATAGGCCATCGCGAGGTAGCCGAAGACCGGCTTGCGCGAGAACGTGGCGATGATGTGCGAGACGATGCCGAAGGCCGGCAGGATCATGATGTAGACTTCGGGGTGACCGAAGAACCAGAACAGGTGCTGGTACAGGATCGGGTCACCACCGCCGGCCGGATCGAAGAAGGTCGTGCCGAAGTTGCGGTCGGTCAGCAGCATCGTGATCGCGCCCGCGAGCACCGGCAGCGACAGAAGCAGCAGGAACGCGGTCACCAGCTCGGCCCAGGCGAAGAGCGGCATCTTGTGCAGCGTCATGCCGGGGGCGCGCATGTTCAGGATGGTGGTGATGAAGTTGATCGCGCCGAGGATCGAGCCCGCGCCGGAGAGGTGCAGGGCAAAGATCGCGAAGTCGACGGCCGGGCCGGGGTGGCCAGCGGTCGAGAGCGGCGGGTACACGGTCCAGCCGGTGCCGGCGCCGGACGCGCCGGGCGCGCCTTCGACGAACAGCGAGCAGAGCAGGGAGCAGAAGCCCGCCACCGTCAGCCAGAACGAGATGTTGTTCATGCGCGGGAACGCCATGTCGGGCGCGCCGATCATGAGGGGCACGAACCAGTTGCCGAAGCCGCCGATCAGCGCAGGCATCACCATGAAGAACACCATGATGAGGCCGTGGCCCGTGACGAACACGTTGTAGGTCGCGGGGTTCGAGAAGTACTGCAGGCCGGGCTGCTCCATCTCCATCCGGATACCGAAGGAGAGGAAGGCGCCGATCATGCCGGCGCAGAACGCGAACAGCAGGTAGAGGGTGCCGATGTCCTTGTGGTTCGTCGACAGGAACCACCGGGCGAAGAACGAGGGCTTGTGGTCGTGGACCTCGTGGGCCTCGGCATGGGCTGCGGCTGTAGCCATGGATTCGGGTGCCTTGTGAATCGGATGGGTGCGGTTCGGTCAGCCGGGGCTCAGCGCGCCTCGGCGAAGCTCGTGCCGTTGTCGATGCGGGCGTACTTGGTCTTCGCCTCCTTCAGCCAGTCGGCGTAAGCCTGCTCGCTGACCACGCGGACGACGATCGGCATG from Methylobacterium sp. PvR107 encodes:
- the tgt gene encoding tRNA guanosine(34) transglycosylase Tgt, encoding MTDPVSFGLTLLAQDGTARTGEIATPRGIIRTPAFMPVGTAATVKAMYPGQVRELGADVVLGNTYHLMLRPGPERMERLGGLHRFMNWDRPILTDSGGFQVMSLSALRKIDEQGVTFRSHIDGTAHHMSPERSIEIQGFLGSDIQMQLDECVRLPADHTAIEKAMHLSLRWAERCRVAFGEQPGRALFGIVQGGDVPALRVESARALTELDLKGYAVGGLAVGEPQAVMFAMIETVEPHLPQAKPRYLMGVGTPDDILGAVARGIDMFDCVMPTRAGRHGLAYTRHGRVNLRNARHAEDTAPLDEASTCPAARDYSRAYLHHLVRSNEILGMMLLTWNNLAYYQDLMKGARAAIRAGRYADYCAETREGWARAERAAA
- the queA gene encoding tRNA preQ1(34) S-adenosylmethionine ribosyltransferase-isomerase QueA, with amino-acid sequence MRVDLFDFDLPETSIALRPAEPRDAGRMLVVRPGEAPLDQFVRDLPGALRPGDALVFNDTRVIPARLNGVRTRPGAPGQRTEVLLHLREAADRWRAFARPAKRLSPGDALRFGELMATVVEKAEAGEIVLAFDRAGPDLDVAIAAEGALPLPPYIAGKRATDARDVTDYQTVYARHPGAVAAPTAGLHFSEALLADIDAAGLRRHHVTLHVGAGTFLPVKAEDTDGHRMHAEIGQLDAATAEALNATRAAGGRIVAVGTTALRLLESAAHPDGTLAPFSGPTDIFITPGYRFRAIDALVTNFHLPRSTLFMLVSAFSGLETMRAAYAHAIRAGYRFYSYGDASLLFPGPGAETP
- a CDS encoding cation diffusion facilitator family transporter — its product is MDRTQKAALLSAGIGLAVTALKFYAAWLTGSLALYSDALESIINVVAAIGAFVALRVAARPADEDHPYGHHKAEFFSAVIEGALIAVAALMILREAYFGLLAPKPLDAPAIGLAINVGASIVNAVWAVALMRWGRRWRSPALIADARHVFADVVTSGGVLVGVGAVVLTGYAILDPAVAGLVALNILWSGFRMVRESVDGLMDRAAPAEMVSEIRALISRHGEGALEAHDVRTRSAGQATFIDFHLVVPGAMTVEDSHAICDRLESALETTIPGAVVTIHVEPGEEAKARGVPVL
- a CDS encoding SfnB family sulfur acquisition oxidoreductase, with translation MNIAVDARTLEPQRHPGAPGPTRPPSPAHVIRDESEALAVAQRLAADFRAGASERDRDAVRPLAELDAFSQSGLWSINVPRAYGGPELSYRTLAAVIALIAAADPAIAQIAQNHLGIVAAIRTVSDEAQKHLLFGEVLRGARFGNAFSERATKRAADFDTRFTDHGDHVVVRGQKFYATGALLAHLVPIVALDDQGRAWYVIAERDAPGLTVIDDWSSFGQRGTASGTVLIEDVRVPRTHLVPAWKGYETPTADGAVFQIIQAAVDAGIGREALDDTVRFVREKARPWIDSGLERASDDPYTIQAIGDLTIRQHAAEALLDRAGLALDAAVTQPSAESVAAAQLAVAEAKVLTTEVALAAANKLFELSGTRSTLAAENLDRHWRNARTHTLHDPVRWKYAIIGNYALNGVTPPLHAWS
- the sfnG gene encoding dimethylsulfone monooxygenase SfnG, with the translated sequence MTSHSADQIPREPIRFAYWVPNVSGGLVISKIPQRTSWDGAYNRRLAQIAEEAGFDYGLTQIRFTAGYGAEYQHESVAFSHALLAATSKLKVIAAILPGPWNPTLAAKQIATISQLSGGRIAVNIVSGWFSGEFRAIGEPWLDHDERYRRSEEFIRSLRGIWTQDSFTFRGDFYRYSDYTLKPKPLEPLPEIFQGGSSRAARDMAARVSDWYFTNGNTPENIRLQVDDIRAKAAETGNHPRIGVNAFVIARETEEEARAVLQEIIDHADPDAVKAFGHEVKNAGKASPEGEGNWAKSSFEDLVQYNDGFKTNLIGTPDQIAERILALKDAGADLALLAFLHFQEDVAYFGQHVIPRVRALEAAREKRAEAA
- a CDS encoding SURF1 family protein, producing the protein MIGSGRAAWRALVAPGLAALVALSILLGLGTWQLERKAWKEDLIARILRQSRAEPVAPPAPDAWNEARDEFRHVRVSGRFLNDRETLVHGLAAGETPGRALQGYYVLTPFARADGGTVLVNRGFVPTELKAVADRRDGLIEGPTTVTGILRASEVRTMFVPTPDPARGEWFNRDVPGIAAARGLADVAPYLIEADAVPGQTTWPRGGQLRVDLPNNHLQYAFTWFGLAGCLIAVFSVFAWRRLHETDAPRIA
- a CDS encoding DUF983 domain-containing protein is translated as MDQRHYAPPPPIPTGLRGRCPRCGEGHLFKGYLTLRPSCEACGLDYTSFDSADGPAFFVMSIVGLIVVGLALWMEITYEPPIWVHALVAGTLSIGLSLILVRPLKGMLVALQYSNKAEQGRFEP
- a CDS encoding cytochrome c oxidase subunit 3, whose protein sequence is MAEAHAKNHDFHILNPSPWPLIGAFSGFLMAFGAVFWMKSLQIGTLTPGPYIFGAGAVGVLYTMFSWWKDVVHEANSGDHTRVVQLHHRYGMMMFIASEVMFFVAWFWAYFEAALYTADPIQASRVEFTGGVWPPKGIEAFDPWHLPLLNTLILLTSGTTVTWAHHALLHGDRKGLKYGLWLTIVLGVLFTACQAYEYSHAEFGFSGSIYSSTFFMATGFHGAHVIIGTIFLAVCLFRAYAGQFTPRQHLGFEFAAWYWHFVDVVWLFLFAAIYVWGSGIFHGGGAH
- a CDS encoding cytochrome c oxidase assembly protein; the encoded protein is MTASRPDPARGATRTALACAGLAVGMIGLAFASVPLYDAFCKATGYDGTPRQGPALAASAAHTDDSMVVHFDTNVAPGLPWKFAPEANSIEAKLGETKTVFFRVQNTGSKPSTGVATFNVQPGLMGGYFVKIACFCFNEQTLQPGETLDVPVVFYVDPAVRDDSNTAHLSEMTLSYTYFASRNGQPVTAAVANSGSTGTKRDF